Below is a window of Streptomyces spongiicola DNA.
GCGGAGAAGGAGTTGCTCACCCGCAGACAGACGGTCTCGGCGGCGGGTCTGCCGCTGCCGGCCCCCGAGACGCCGGAGTCGGTGTCGTCGGTGTCGCCGTCGGTGTCGGCCTTGGGGTAGCGAAGCCCCGTGGAGACGACGTCGGTGCGCCCGTCGCCCGCGGACTCCCCGCGCACGATCTCGCGGCCCGCCAGGGTCGAAGCGCGCAGCAGCACACCGTGGTCGCGGTTCACGGGGCGGTCGGCGGCGATGCTGACCGAGGCGCGCAGCTCCTGACCGGGCAGCAGATCCACCCGGTACCAGCGGTGCTGGCCGAAGGTCTCGCGGTCGGCGTACAGACCGGCCTTCAGCCGGGGTGCGTCCTCGCAGCGTTCGCCGCCCTCGGTGGCCACCGGGGTGACGACCGGCTCGGCGGCGCGGTCCACCAGCTGACCCACCCGCTCGGACAGCTCCTCCTTGTGCTGTACCGAGGAGTAGGTGCCGCCGGTGGCCTCGGCGATGCACATCAGCTGGGCGCGCATCTTGGCGTTGGGGACGAGGCCGAGGGTGTCGATGGTGATGCCGACGCCCTTGGCCGCGATCTCGCGTGCCACCTCGCACGGGTCGAGCGGGGCGCAGGTGTCCTCGCCGTCCGTGATGAGCACGATCCGCCGGGTCGCGTCGCCGCCCTCCAGATCGTCGGCGGCGCCGAGCAGGGCGGGGCCGATCGGCGTCCAGCCGGTGGGGACGAGCGTCGCCACCGCCGTCTTCGCCTCGGTCCGGTCCAACTCGCCCACGGGGTAGAGCTGCCGGGTGTCCTTGCAGCCCTCCTTGCGGTCCTTGCCGGGGTAGTCGGCGCCGAGGGTGCGGATGCCGAGCCGTACGTCCTCCGGCACCGCGTCCAGCACCTCGTTGAACGCCTGTTTGGCCGCGGACATGCGGGACTGCCCGTCGATGTCGCGGGCCCGCATGGAACCGCTGACGTCGAGGACGAGTTCGACCTTGGGAGGTTCCTTCGCGGCGGCCTGTCCGGCAGCGCCGCCGGAGACGGCGAAGGCGGTGGAGGGGAGGGTCCCGCCGGTGACGGTGACCAGCAGCGCGCCGCAGAGGGCGGCCGCCAATCGCTTTCGTATGCTCATCGGCGGATCATAGTGAGCGGGGCCGGTGCGGCCCAATTCGGCTCCGGGTCCGGGTCGACCAACTGCCCCGATGCGTACAGGGGTTGGCGGATGGCGCGGTTCCCGGTCCCGGTGCTCCCGTTCCGGTCGTTCCGTTCCGGGTGGTCCCGTTCCGGGGTCCCCGCTCTGACGGTCCCCGGACGTGGGGCCCCGACGTGCCGTGCTCGTCCGCGGCCCCGCCCTGCTGCGGCCCGGCCCGCTCAACGGCCCCGCTGCCGCCGGGTCGTCCCGGGATCACGGCCTTGGTACTGGTGGGCTCGCGTATTCAACTGTCGCCGGTTCTCGGTTCCGTCTTGGTGTTGGTGACGGTGTGTGGTCGTCATCGGCGGCTACTGGGTGCGGCCTCGACGCCGTGAGCGGTGTTGCTTAGGGTCATGAGCAGGGCATCGCGTGTCGGTCACCGGCTGGGTGAGGCATGGAGGTGCCCGTGAGATTGCCTTGTGGAGGCATCCCACACATGTCAGTCGAGTTGAATCACACCATCATCCATGCCCGGGACAACCGGGAGTCGGCCGAGTTCCTGGCACACATCCTGGGGCTTGAGGTCGGGACCGAGTCGGGTCCGTTCATTCCAGTGGCCACCAGCAACGGGGTCGCCTTGGACTTCGCCGCCATCCCGGCGGAATCGATCGTCATGCAGCACTACGCGTTCCTCGTCTCCGAGGAGGGGTTCGACGCGGCCTTCGCACGTATCCGGCAGGCCGGGATCACGTACTACGCCGATCCGCATCTGAAGCAGCCGGGAGAGATCAACCACCACTATGGTGGGCGCGGCCTGCACTTCATGGATCCGGCCGGGCACGGCATGGAGATCATCACGCGGCCCTATGAGAGCCACGAGCAGACGCCCACAACTTCGTGAGGCAGTGGTAGGCCGGGGAGTACACCGCGTCCATTGACACTGGCCTACCATTTCGTGACGCGGTTCAACTGCCTTGAGTTTCCTGGCAAGTCCAGCCAGCTGGGGACCGTTTGTGGTCTCCGGCGGCGTATCGGCTCCACGTTCCGCCGGTCTCGTTGAGCAGGCGGGCAGTGGTCTTGTCGTGGTAGCCGAGGGCGTCGGCGACGACGGTGATCCCGGGACGACCTGATCCCGGGACGACCCTGCGGGGGCGGGGAAGCCCCCACCCCTAGGATGTGCAGATGACAAGCGTGAGGCAATTGCAGGTCACCTTCGACTGCGCCGATCCCGAGCGCGTGGCCCGCTTCTGGTGCGAGGTGCTGGGGTATGTCGTGCCGCCACCCCCGAAGGGGTTCGCCGACTGGGCCGAGTTCGACAGCGCGCTGCCGCCCGAGTACCGGGGTTCACGGTTCGCATGCGTCGATCCCGCAGGAGTGGGCCCGCGACTGTTCTTCCAGCGCGTTCCGGAAGGCAAAGCCGTGAAGAACCGGCTGCACCTGGATGTGCGGGTCGGTACCGGGCTGGTGGGTGAGGAGCGGCTGGCCGCACTTGAGGCCGAATGTGCACGGCTGGTCCCACTCGGTGCGGTACGTGTGCGACTGCTGAGTGCCGATGGCGTCAACGAGTCGTGTCTGGTGATGCAGGACGTCGAGGGCAACGAGTTCTGCCTGGATTGAGCGATCGGGCGGTCGAGGGGGTGGAGTTCATGTGGGCGGCCCCTCCGCTCGGTCGCCGGTTGGCGGCCGGCGGTTCGGCGCGCCCGCGGGGCCGGACGCCGAAGCGCGGGCCGGTCCGGCGGGCGCGCCGTCACACAGGTTGCCGCCGCAGCGGCTCGTGCAGCCGGCCGCCACCGCGCCTGCGGAGGGCCCTCGCGGAGCGCTCGACTACGGCCCCGCACGGATCACGGGCTGACGACGCCTGAAGCCGACGTTGCAGCCGCCGGTGCCGCCGGTGCCGCCGGTGGAAGAGGTGCGAACGGGGTGCGAACGGGGTGAGCGGTCCGTGGGCCGTCCTCGGGGACGGCCCACGCGGTCGTCAGCGGGCGGTTCCGAACGCCTGCGTCCACCACGGCCCGCCGGAGGCGTCGTGGATGCCGACGCCCAGCTCCTTGAACGAGCAGTTGAGGATGTTGGCCCGGTGGCCCGGGCTGTTCATCCACGAGGTCATCACCGACGACGGGCTCTGCTGGCCCCGCGCGATGTTCTCCCCGTAGGTGCTCCACTGGTAGCCGGCGGCCGTGATGCGGTCGCCCGGGTCGGTACCGTCCGGGCTGGTGTGGTCGAAGTAGCCGCGGGCCGCCATGTCCTCGGAGTGCCGCCGTGCGGCGGTCTCGAGCAGGCTGTTGCTGCGTACCGGCCCGCATCCCGCCTTGGCGCGCTCGGTGTTGACCAGGGCGACGACCTGCTCGGCGTCGCCGCTCGGTAGCGGGGGCTGGGGGGCGGGCGCCTCGGGGGTGGGCGTCGGCCGGGGCTTCGCCGTGCTCGGCGCGGGCTTCGGCTTCGCCGTGGTGCCGGACTCGGCGCTCACGCTCGGGCTGGCCGAGGCCGAGGCCGAGGCGGAGGCGGAGGCGGAAGCGGAGGCAGAGGCGGAGGGTGACGGGGACGGTGAGGTGGTGGCGGAGGCGGACGGCGAGGGGGACGGCGAGGTGGCGGCCGGGGCGGCCACGGTGGAGGCCGGCTCTTCGGGCTCGTCGGGGCCGAACAGGAGCTGGGCCGTGCCGCCCGCGGTGACCAGAGCGGCGACCGCGGCGGCCACGGCGGCGGTGCGGCGCCGGCGCCGCGCGCGGTGCAGGCGGGCCTGGGTACGGGACGCCCCGGAGCCCGCCGCGTCGCCTGATCCGAGCGGGTCCCCCGACGGGCCGCCGGCCCCGGTGTCCCCCGAGCCGGGGGCGTGGGCGGCGTACGGGGCGTCGTGGGCGTCCTGGGCGTGACCACCGGCCCGGTCGCCGCCCGGGTGTGCGACGCTGCCGAACGACGCCGTGGCCGCCAGGTCCGGCGCCTGCGGGGCGAAGGCCGCCAGTGACGCGGCCACCGGCACCAGCGCGAGGCCCACGAGCAGCCCCTCGGCGGGCACCAGTCCCGACCAGTGCCCCGCACAGACCGTGCAGCCCCGGGCGTGACGGGCGATCCGCTTGCGCCACAGAGCGGAGGGCAGCCCGTCCCAGCTCGCGACGATCGGTTCCAGCAGTACGCACCGGGGCTCGGCCGACAGCGCGCGGACCACCACGCGGGCCGTCTCCAGCTGGGCCTTCATCCGCTGCACCCGCACCGCGGTGTGCTGCGGGGACAGCTCCAGCGCGGCGGTGACCTCCTCGCGGGACAGCTCCCCGGCGGCCTCCAGCCACCACAGCGAGAGCAGGGCGCGGTCGTCCTCGTCCAGCCAGCGCGTCGCCTCGGCGGTCTCCCTCCGCTGGCCGGAGAGGCCGAGGCGGGTGATGGTCAGGTCCACGAAGTCGGCGCCGGGGTCGACGACGTCGTACGCGTCCTCCAGTCCGCCGGCGCCGCGTATCGCGCCCGCGCTGCGCTCGCGCCAGTGGCCGCGGATCTGGTTCATGGCGATGGCGACCAGCCAGCTGCGGAAGCTCTCCGGGCTCCGCAACCCGTCCAGGCCGCCGAGGACGCGCAGCATGGTCTCCTGCACCACGTCGTCCACGTCCGTGTGGCCGTTCATGGCGCGACCGACGATGTTGTAGACGAGCGGAAGGTACTCGGCGACGAGCCGGTCCTGCGCGTGCTGGTCACCGGCCTGCGCCGCCATGATCACCGCGGCTTCGCGTTCGCTGCTCACGCTGTGTCCACTCTCTTCCTTGGCTGTTGCGTGTCTCCCCCGACGGTTGGGAGACGTGCTGCCTCCGCCCCGATAACGGAAATCGCATAGGAGTACGCAGAAACGGCCGGGAGTGTTAGATCCGCCCGCCACGCGCGCAGGACCGCGGCGGAGGGTTCGAACAGTTCGCCCGGAATGCGGGCCGGCTCGTGCCACTCCCAGCGCACGATCTTGTCCGGCTCGGTGACCTCGGGCTCGCCCTCCACATCCGTCACGAGTGCAGCGGCCGAGACCCGGGTCAGGCCGCGGGCGCCGTCCATGACCACGGCGACGACGGCCACGTCCTCCTCGCGGACCCGCAGCCCCGTCTCCTCGGCCAGCTCCCTGGCGCCCGCCTGCTCGAAGCTCTCGCCGGGGTCGACCTTGCCGCCGGGCAGCTCCCAGCGTCCGCAGCGGTCCAGGCCGAGCAGGACGCGTCCGCCGGGCTCGACGACGATCATGCCGACGCCGGTCAGGCCGTTGGGTGCGGGGAAGGCGCGCGCCGGCCGCTCGCCGGGGGCGGGGGAGTGGGTAACCATGCGGGGGATCGTACGAGATTTCGAATCCCGCTCGCGGTGGGCGCCGGCCCGGTGCGGTGTGCCGGGCTCGAGGAAGACCATGCGGCACCGGTCGGGCCGTGTGGTGCGGAGCGGTCCGGTCCGCGACGTCCGGTCCGCGACGTCCGGCGCGGTGCGGCCCGGTGCGCCCAGGGCCGCCCGGTGGGCCGAGGGCGGCCCGGCGGCCCGGTGGGCCGGGCCCGGTGCCGTGCGCCGTGCGCTCCGTGCGGGTGGTCAGGTGCAGGTGCGGCGCGGTGCGGCGTGCCCGCGCCGGGCCGTGCCCGGGTGCGGCCCGGCGGCGCCGGCACCGCTCCTCGGGAACGAGGGAACGAGGGAACGCGGGAACGGGCCGCGGCAGTGGGCCGCGGCGAGCGGTCGTGGGCGTGGTGCCCCCGTCGCAGCGCCCGGGTGCGTTCAGACGCCCTGGGCGCTCCTGGTCCCGACGCGTGCCCACGCGGGCGCCACGCCGGTGATCTGGCAGACCGTGAGGTACAGCGGGATGGGCGGTGTGTACGGGCTGGAGTCCTCGGGCCAGTGGATCAACCGGGCGCCCGCGGCCGGTACATACGCCCCGCGCGAGTAGTACGCGGGCAGCGGCCATTCCAGGTCCTGGTCGGAGCCCGCCGGGACGATCCACCACATCCACTCCGTGTCCGCGTAGACACAGCCCGTGTGGGGCAGGCGGGACAGCAGTCGCCGGCCGTGCCGCGCGGGCAGGCCGACGGCGTCGTGGCCGAGTACGGCCGGCAGCCCGGGCGGGACGTCGAGACGCTGCTGGCCGGGGGGCTCGTCGGGCACTCGCGAGAGCAGGTCGCCCATCGACCTCAGCACTGCGGCCCCAGCGCCAGTTCGGCCCAGACGACGCGGCCGGGACCGGGCCGTGCGTCGTGCGCTCCCCAGGCGCTGCTGACCGCGTCCACCAGCAGCAGCCCGCGTCCGCCCTCCTCGGCCGAGATCCGGCGCAGTCGCGGCTCGCCCGGCGGGCAGCCCTCGTCCTGCACCGCTATGCGCAACTGGCCCGGTACGTCGTGCAGTTCGCATAGAACGCGCTGGCTGGCGGTGTGCATCACGGCGTTGGTGAACAGTTCCGATGCGACGAGCGCCGCCGTGTCGAAGAGGCTCTCGTCGACGCCCCAGCGCGTCATGCGGTCCTGGATCAGGTGCCGGGCGCGCCCGACCGAGTCGGCCCGACCGGGGAGCTCGAACCCGAAGCGACGGATCGCCGGCGCCGGGGAATCCGGCCGGCACGGCACCGCGAGTGCGGGCCTGAGCGTGTTGCCAGGAGCCACGACCAATCCTTAACGGTGGGGAAGCAGTGCCGCACATGCCTCTTCCCGGGCACGGCGCAGCAGCCTCGTGAACTGGTTCACCGAGCCACTCTCCTCTTGAACACGACACTTGGCAAGGGGCACTCTGGAGATTGCAGAGTGTCGGGTTCTGGGAGACAGTGGCATGGCACACTCGGCGTGGCGCCGGACCACGGCGTCGAGCGGGCAGACACGGAAACAGGGCGCTGGGGAGGTCGGTAGTGAGCGAGCCGCGGTCCGCCCCCACGGTGGGGCAGGTCGTACTGGGCAGGCGACTGCAGGATCTGCGGGAGCGGGCCGGCCTACGGCGCGAGGAGGCCGCCAAGGTGCTTCACGTGGCACCCGCGACCGTCCGCCGGATGGAGACGGCGGAGGTCGCCCTCAAGATCCCCTACGTTCAGCTGCTCCTGAGGGCCTACGGCGTCCCCGAGGAGGAGGCGGCGGGCTTCGCCCGGCTCGCCGAGGACGCCAACAGGCCCGGCTGGTGGCAGCGCTTCCACGACGTCCTCCCCGGCTGGTTCAGCATGTACGTCAGCCTGGAGGGGGCGGCCGCCCTCATCCGCGCGTACGAACCGCACTTCGTGCCCGGCCTCCTCCAGACCGGCGACTACGCCCGCGCCGTCATGCACAGCGGGGCCCTCGGCGCCACCAGCGCCGAGGACATCGAGCGGCACGTGGCCCTGCGCATGGAACGCCAGGCGCTGCTCAGCCGGCCCGACGCACCCAGATTCTGGGTGATCATGGATGAGACGGTAATCCGCCGCCCGGTGGGCGGCACGAAGGTGATGCGGGCCCAGGTCGAGCGACTGCTCGAGGCCGCGGAACGGCCCAACATCACCCTCCAGGTGGCCGAGTTCGCGAACGGACCGCACGCCGGCACCTACGGCCCGTTCGTCCTCTTCCGCTTCGCCGTGCCCGAACTGCCGGACATGGTCTACAGCGAGTACCTCACCGGCGCGGTCTACCTCGACGACCGCCCCGAGGTCGCCTCGCATCTGGAGGTCATGGACCGCATGGCGGCCCATGCCGCCACCGCACAACGCACGAAGGACCTCCTCCGGAGCGTCCGCAAGGAGCTGTGAATGGACCGCATCTACAACGGCATGCCCGCCCGGGAGCTCGGCTCGGAGGGCTGGCACAAGCCGTGGAGCGGTGGCAACGGCGGCAACTGCATCGAGGCCATGAAGCTGGCCGACGGCAGGGTCGCCGTGCGCCAGTCCGCCGACCCCGACGGCCCCGCGCTCATCTACACGCACGGCGAGATCGCCGCCTTCATCCAGGGCGCCAAGGCCGGTCAGGCAGACTTCCTCCTGATGTGAACGACCGCCGGGCCCCGGGCCCGGCCCGAACGGGTCGGACCCCGGCCGGCGACCGTCGTACGACGTGCGGTTCCGCCGCACACCGCACACACCGCCCACCCCCGACCACAGGAGGCGCCAGATGACCGGGCAGGACCCCGCCGCCGTACGCATCGACACCGGCAAGCCGCACCCGGCCCGGATGTACGACTGGTTCCTCGGCGGCAAGGACAACTACCCGGTCGACGAGGAGATGGCCCGGCAACTCCTCGAACTCGACGCCCGCGGCCGCGACATGGCCCGGGTCAACCGGGCCTTCATGCACCGCGCCACCCGCTGGCTCGGCGGCAACGGCATCCGCCAGTACCTCGACGTCGGCAC
It encodes the following:
- a CDS encoding VWA domain-containing protein, encoding MSIRKRLAAALCGALLVTVTGGTLPSTAFAVSGGAAGQAAAKEPPKVELVLDVSGSMRARDIDGQSRMSAAKQAFNEVLDAVPEDVRLGIRTLGADYPGKDRKEGCKDTRQLYPVGELDRTEAKTAVATLVPTGWTPIGPALLGAADDLEGGDATRRIVLITDGEDTCAPLDPCEVAREIAAKGVGITIDTLGLVPNAKMRAQLMCIAEATGGTYSSVQHKEELSERVGQLVDRAAEPVVTPVATEGGERCEDAPRLKAGLYADRETFGQHRWYRVDLLPGQELRASVSIAADRPVNRDHGVLLRASTLAGREIVRGESAGDGRTDVVSTGLRYPKADTDGDTDDTDSGVSGAGSGRPAAETVCLRVSNSFSAPASVSTSPGLPLELTIDITGGPRDAGDAAFLGLGHGWWLLGLLTLAGFAAGALWGWISRWRIAVWRSN
- a CDS encoding VOC family protein, giving the protein MSVELNHTIIHARDNRESAEFLAHILGLEVGTESGPFIPVATSNGVALDFAAIPAESIVMQHYAFLVSEEGFDAAFARIRQAGITYYADPHLKQPGEINHHYGGRGLHFMDPAGHGMEIITRPYESHEQTPTTS
- a CDS encoding VOC family protein, which produces MTSVRQLQVTFDCADPERVARFWCEVLGYVVPPPPKGFADWAEFDSALPPEYRGSRFACVDPAGVGPRLFFQRVPEGKAVKNRLHLDVRVGTGLVGEERLAALEAECARLVPLGAVRVRLLSADGVNESCLVMQDVEGNEFCLD
- a CDS encoding sigma-70 family RNA polymerase sigma factor: MSSEREAAVIMAAQAGDQHAQDRLVAEYLPLVYNIVGRAMNGHTDVDDVVQETMLRVLGGLDGLRSPESFRSWLVAIAMNQIRGHWRERSAGAIRGAGGLEDAYDVVDPGADFVDLTITRLGLSGQRRETAEATRWLDEDDRALLSLWWLEAAGELSREEVTAALELSPQHTAVRVQRMKAQLETARVVVRALSAEPRCVLLEPIVASWDGLPSALWRKRIARHARGCTVCAGHWSGLVPAEGLLVGLALVPVAASLAAFAPQAPDLAATASFGSVAHPGGDRAGGHAQDAHDAPYAAHAPGSGDTGAGGPSGDPLGSGDAAGSGASRTQARLHRARRRRRTAAVAAAVAALVTAGGTAQLLFGPDEPEEPASTVAAPAATSPSPSPSASATTSPSPSPSASASASASASASASASASPSVSAESGTTAKPKPAPSTAKPRPTPTPEAPAPQPPLPSGDAEQVVALVNTERAKAGCGPVRSNSLLETAARRHSEDMAARGYFDHTSPDGTDPGDRITAAGYQWSTYGENIARGQQSPSSVMTSWMNSPGHRANILNCSFKELGVGIHDASGGPWWTQAFGTAR
- a CDS encoding nucleotide triphosphate diphosphatase NUDT15 codes for the protein MVTHSPAPGERPARAFPAPNGLTGVGMIVVEPGGRVLLGLDRCGRWELPGGKVDPGESFEQAGARELAEETGLRVREEDVAVVAVVMDGARGLTRVSAAALVTDVEGEPEVTEPDKIVRWEWHEPARIPGELFEPSAAVLRAWRADLTLPAVSAYSYAISVIGAEAARLPTVGGDTQQPRKRVDTA
- a CDS encoding ATP-binding protein: MAPGNTLRPALAVPCRPDSPAPAIRRFGFELPGRADSVGRARHLIQDRMTRWGVDESLFDTAALVASELFTNAVMHTASQRVLCELHDVPGQLRIAVQDEGCPPGEPRLRRISAEEGGRGLLLVDAVSSAWGAHDARPGPGRVVWAELALGPQC
- a CDS encoding helix-turn-helix domain-containing protein, yielding MSEPRSAPTVGQVVLGRRLQDLRERAGLRREEAAKVLHVAPATVRRMETAEVALKIPYVQLLLRAYGVPEEEAAGFARLAEDANRPGWWQRFHDVLPGWFSMYVSLEGAAALIRAYEPHFVPGLLQTGDYARAVMHSGALGATSAEDIERHVALRMERQALLSRPDAPRFWVIMDETVIRRPVGGTKVMRAQVERLLEAAERPNITLQVAEFANGPHAGTYGPFVLFRFAVPELPDMVYSEYLTGAVYLDDRPEVASHLEVMDRMAAHAATAQRTKDLLRSVRKEL
- a CDS encoding DUF397 domain-containing protein; its protein translation is MDRIYNGMPARELGSEGWHKPWSGGNGGNCIEAMKLADGRVAVRQSADPDGPALIYTHGEIAAFIQGAKAGQADFLLM